A window of the Callospermophilus lateralis isolate mCalLat2 chromosome 7, mCalLat2.hap1, whole genome shotgun sequence genome harbors these coding sequences:
- the LOC143404215 gene encoding upstream-binding factor 1-like protein 1, with the protein MASYHSQGCWSDNNILRLLENIENNVQCNDNETFKTTLSNMDWETIAFNHFSAEMCKGKWLEISRKLRKLRTLKELVLEAKECVKIPTKCKKYEKHPDFPKKPLTAYIRFYKENWAEYSQEHPELNNKELTKILTEKYKQLPEDIKQKYIEDFQKEKREFEENLACFKKNHPDLAQVSKTSDVYKRCQTKARKKLQGNVKNVRSLTETDGFSEKVKFHGEPKKPPMNGYHKFHQDLWSSRELQHLPLRERMVEIGRRWQHVPQSMKEQYIRQAEELQKQYRVDLDLWLMSLSPKEYAAYKETSYGKRKNITNAGGPNPKFKRIDQQSPSAESLQESLQKKQGLKSPGRVSPDTAQMAIN; encoded by the coding sequence ATGGCATCATACCACAGCCAAGGCTGCTGGTCAGACAATAACATTCTGAGGTTACTGGAAAATATAGAGAATAATGTGCAATGCAATGATAATGAAACATTCAAGACAACCCTTTCAAATATGGACTGGGAAACAATAGCTTTTAATCATTTCTCTGCAGAAATGTGCAAAGGCAAGTGGTTAGAGATTTCTCGTAAATTGAGGAAGTTACGTACATTGAAAGAATTAGTTCTGGAAGCCAAAGAATGTGTTAAAATTCccacaaaatgcaaaaaatatgAGAAACATCCAGACTTCCCGAAAAAACCCCTGACTGCTTACATCCGCTTCTACAAGGAGAACTGGGCCGAGTATTCCCAAGAGCACCCTGAGCTGAACAACAAGGAGTTGACCAAGATCCTGACTGAGAAGTACAAGCAGCTTCCAGAAGATATAAAGCAGAAATATATTGAGGATTTTCAGAAGGAGAAACGGGAATTTGAAGAAAACCTAGCATGTTTCAaaaaaaatcaccctgatctagcTCAGGTCTCCAAAACATCTGATGTCTATAAGAGGTGCCAAACCAAAGCCAGAAAGAAGTTACAAGGAAATGTAAAAAATGTGAGATCTCTAACAGAAACTGATGGATTTTCTGAGAAGGTGAAATTTCATGGAGAGCCCAAGAAGCCTCCCATGAATGGATATCACAAATTTCATCAAGATTTGTGGTCTAGTAGGGAGCTGCAACATTTGCCCCTGAGGGAGCGCATGGTAGAGATTGGGAGGCGCTGGCAGCATGTCCCACAGAGCATGAAGGAACAATATATAAGACAGGCTGAGGAGTTGCAGAAACAGTATAGGGTGGACCTGGACCTCTGGCTCATGAGTTTGTCACCAAAGGAGTATGCCGCCTACAAAGAGACTAGCTATGGGAAGCGTAAAAACATAACCAATGCAGGAGGCCCAAACCCCAAGTTCAAACGAATAGACCAACAGTCCCCATCAGCTGAAAGTCTTCAAGAAAGCCTACAAAAGAAGCAGGgactgaagtctccagggagggTCTCACCAGACACTGCTCAGATGGCAATCAACTGA